In Sphingomonas sp. PAMC26645, one DNA window encodes the following:
- a CDS encoding Crp/Fnr family transcriptional regulator: protein MDISTVTEKVLRKFESRMAMGADDRAQIAALPFKVRTIDASTYMLREGQRPTRCAFILDGLAYRQKLTPNGEREIVSILMPGEFVDLQNLFLDESDHDIQALTRLTLAEVPIAALRLFIEACPAAGQALWIDALVESSIHREWLLNVGRRNARSRLAHLLCEFSVRFQKSTLADAMAYELPMTQEQLGDALGLTPVHVNRVLKSLETDGLIARKKRQVSVIDWPRLRDAAEFNERYLHLGQIRR, encoded by the coding sequence GTGGATATCTCCACCGTGACTGAGAAGGTGTTACGGAAATTCGAATCGCGGATGGCGATGGGTGCGGACGATCGCGCGCAGATCGCGGCCTTGCCGTTCAAGGTCCGGACGATCGATGCGTCGACCTATATGCTGCGCGAGGGCCAGCGTCCGACGCGCTGCGCGTTCATTCTGGACGGCCTAGCCTATCGACAGAAGCTGACGCCCAACGGCGAACGCGAGATCGTGTCGATCCTGATGCCCGGCGAGTTCGTCGATCTGCAGAACCTGTTCCTCGATGAATCCGATCATGACATCCAGGCCCTGACGCGACTGACGCTGGCCGAAGTGCCGATCGCGGCATTGCGCCTTTTCATCGAGGCGTGCCCGGCGGCGGGCCAGGCCTTGTGGATCGATGCGCTGGTCGAGTCGTCGATCCACCGCGAGTGGCTGTTGAATGTCGGACGGCGCAATGCGCGGAGCCGGCTGGCGCATCTGCTGTGTGAATTTTCGGTGCGGTTCCAGAAATCGACGCTCGCCGATGCGATGGCGTATGAGTTGCCGATGACGCAGGAGCAGTTGGGCGATGCGCTTGGGCTCACCCCCGTACACGTCAATCGCGTGCTGAAATCGCTCGAGACCGACGGCCTGATCGCGCGCAAGAAGCGCCAGGTGAGCGTGATCGACTGGCCCCGCCTGCGCGATGCCGCCGAGTTCAACGAGCGCTATCTGCACCTCGGCCAGATCCGCCGCTGA
- a CDS encoding fumarylacetoacetate hydrolase family protein: MKLASLKHPDTTRGRDGKLVVVSNDLAWYADASHIAPTLQAALDDWDRLSIDLKNLSTDLEHEMIPMRRFHEHDAESPLPRAYQWADGSAYVNHVALVRQARAAEMPDSFWHDPLMYQGGSDGFLGPRDPIPLADESWGCDMEGEVVVVTGDVPLGASRDEALAAILLVGLTNDVSLRNLIPGELGKGFGFFQSKPASAFSPVFVTPDSLGDWWKDGKLHRKLMVDLNGQPLGRAEAGEDMTFDFGTLVAHAAKTRKLGAGTIVGSGTVSNRGPDGGPGKSVAEGGVGYSCLAEVRTIETIQGGKPVTPFLKQGDVVRIWAEDDKRHPIFGVIEQTVGG, encoded by the coding sequence ATGAAACTGGCCAGCCTGAAGCATCCCGACACCACCCGTGGACGAGACGGCAAGCTCGTGGTCGTCTCCAACGACCTCGCCTGGTACGCCGATGCGAGCCACATTGCGCCGACGTTGCAGGCCGCGCTCGACGACTGGGACCGGCTTTCGATCGACCTCAAGAACCTGTCGACCGATCTCGAGCACGAGATGATCCCGATGCGCCGCTTCCACGAGCATGATGCCGAGTCGCCGCTGCCACGGGCGTATCAATGGGCGGATGGCTCGGCATACGTGAATCATGTTGCGCTCGTACGACAGGCGCGAGCCGCGGAAATGCCCGACAGTTTCTGGCACGATCCGCTGATGTACCAGGGTGGCTCGGACGGGTTCCTCGGGCCCCGCGATCCGATTCCGCTCGCCGACGAGTCCTGGGGTTGTGACATGGAGGGCGAAGTCGTCGTCGTTACCGGCGACGTCCCGCTCGGCGCGAGTCGCGACGAGGCGCTGGCGGCGATCCTGCTGGTCGGGCTGACCAACGACGTCTCCTTGCGCAACCTGATCCCCGGCGAACTCGGCAAGGGCTTCGGCTTCTTCCAGTCGAAGCCGGCCAGCGCGTTCTCGCCCGTCTTCGTCACGCCCGATTCGCTCGGCGACTGGTGGAAGGACGGCAAGCTGCACCGCAAGCTGATGGTCGACCTCAACGGCCAGCCGCTCGGTCGCGCCGAGGCCGGGGAGGACATGACGTTCGATTTCGGCACGCTCGTCGCGCACGCCGCCAAGACCCGGAAGCTCGGCGCAGGGACGATCGTCGGCTCGGGCACCGTCTCGAACCGCGGCCCCGATGGCGGTCCGGGCAAGTCGGTGGCCGAGGGCGGCGTCGGCTATTCCTGTCTCGCCGAAGTGCGGACGATCGAGACGATCCAGGGCGGCAAGCCCGTCACGCCGTTCCTCAAGCAGGGCGACGTCGTCCGCATCTGGGCTGAGGACGACAAGCGCCATCCGATCTTCGGGGTCATCGAGCAGACCGTCGGCGGCTGA